A genomic region of Pontibaca methylaminivorans contains the following coding sequences:
- a CDS encoding GlsB/YeaQ/YmgE family stress response membrane protein, which yields MGIGFIGAIIVGGLAGWIASMIMSANTGILLNIVLGIVGAVVLNGILSIVGIYAANAWIPQLIVGLVGACLLIWGWRAISR from the coding sequence ATGGGCATCGGCTTTATCGGAGCGATCATCGTCGGCGGGCTCGCCGGCTGGATCGCCAGCATGATCATGAGCGCGAACACCGGGATCCTGCTCAACATCGTGCTCGGCATCGTCGGCGCGGTGGTGCTGAACGGGATACTCAGTATCGTCGGCATCTACGCCGCCAACGCCTGGATTCCTCAGTTGATCGTCGGGCTGGTCGGGGCCTGCCTGCTGATCTGGGGCTGGCGCGCCATTTCACGCTGA
- a CDS encoding LOG family protein, producing the protein MKDDRRSRFRDAHSDRQAAGGVPDTPQTRSPAYRLAFADDDFLCRKELRPVRLQLELLKPQMALDEMGINSTIVLFGGARVPAPELRHEARTPVLASLAEYYEEARIFARRITQRSLAEGGADNIICTGGGPGVMEAGNRGAADAGGISIGLNIVLPHEQAPNAWVTPDLAFNFHYFAIRKMHFLMRARAICVFPGGYGTLDETFESLTLIQTGRMERIPFLLFGREFWERIINWEALAEAGTISDEDLDLFRFVESAEEAISLIDNWPDSGERRSSIPDLPQSSPTGGA; encoded by the coding sequence ATGAAAGACGACCGCCGGAGCCGCTTCCGCGATGCCCATTCCGACCGGCAGGCTGCCGGCGGAGTGCCAGACACGCCCCAGACGCGCAGCCCGGCCTATCGGCTGGCCTTTGCCGATGACGATTTCCTCTGCCGCAAGGAACTGCGCCCGGTGCGGCTGCAGCTTGAACTGCTCAAGCCGCAGATGGCGCTTGACGAGATGGGCATCAACAGCACCATCGTGCTGTTCGGCGGCGCCCGCGTCCCCGCGCCCGAGCTTCGCCACGAAGCCCGCACGCCGGTGCTGGCCTCGCTCGCGGAATATTACGAGGAGGCGCGCATCTTCGCCCGCCGCATCACCCAGCGATCCCTTGCCGAGGGAGGGGCCGACAACATCATCTGCACCGGCGGCGGACCGGGCGTCATGGAGGCCGGAAACCGCGGCGCGGCCGATGCGGGCGGGATCTCGATCGGGCTCAATATCGTGCTGCCGCATGAGCAGGCCCCGAACGCCTGGGTGACGCCCGATCTGGCCTTCAACTTTCACTATTTCGCCATCCGCAAGATGCATTTCCTGATGCGGGCGCGGGCGATCTGCGTGTTTCCTGGCGGATACGGCACCCTTGACGAGACATTCGAGAGCCTCACCCTGATCCAGACCGGCCGCATGGAACGGATTCCCTTCCTGCTGTTCGGGCGCGAATTCTGGGAACGGATCATCAACTGGGAGGCGCTGGCCGAGGCCGGCACGATCTCGGACGAGGATCTCGACCTGTTCCGCTTCGTCGAATCGGCGGAAGAGGCGATCTCCCTCATCGACAACTGGCCGGACAGCGGCGAGCGGCGCTCAAGCATCCCCGACCTGCCCCAGTCCTCGCCGACCGGCGGGGCCTGA
- the rlmN gene encoding 23S rRNA (adenine(2503)-C(2))-methyltransferase RlmN, producing MSATAPITQDVVTFPRKLPESEGRVNLVGLTREAMRDALIAAGTPERQAKMRVSQIWQWIYQWGVRDFAQMTNLAKDYRAGLAEQFTIALPEVVSRQLSGDGTRKYLVRIAGGHEVEVVYIPEADRGTLCISSQVGCTLTCSFCHTGTQKLVRNLTAGEIIGQVMVVRDDLGEWPTPGAPKDETRLLSNIVLMGMGEPLYNFENVRDAMKIAMDAEGIQLSRRRITLSTSGVVPEIERTAREIGCLLAVSFHATTDELRDTLVPINRKWNIAALLDALRTYPRLSNSERITFEYVMLDGVNDSDEDARRLLRLIEGIPAKINLIPFNEWPGAPYRRSPEKRIRAFADIIYKAGYASPIRTPRGEDIMAACGQLKSATERARKSRAQIAAETGTTTG from the coding sequence ATGTCCGCAACCGCCCCGATCACGCAGGATGTCGTGACCTTCCCCCGCAAGCTGCCGGAGAGCGAGGGGCGCGTGAACCTTGTCGGCCTGACGCGGGAGGCGATGCGCGATGCGCTGATCGCCGCCGGCACGCCGGAGCGGCAGGCGAAGATGCGCGTCAGCCAGATCTGGCAGTGGATCTATCAGTGGGGCGTGCGCGACTTTGCGCAGATGACCAACCTTGCCAAGGATTACCGCGCCGGGCTTGCCGAACAGTTCACGATCGCCCTGCCCGAGGTCGTGAGCCGGCAGTTGAGCGGCGACGGCACGCGCAAGTATCTCGTGCGGATCGCCGGCGGGCATGAGGTCGAAGTGGTCTATATCCCCGAGGCGGATCGCGGCACGCTCTGCATCTCCAGCCAGGTCGGCTGCACCCTCACCTGCTCCTTCTGCCACACCGGCACGCAGAAGCTCGTCCGCAACCTCACCGCGGGCGAGATCATCGGCCAGGTCATGGTGGTGCGCGACGACCTGGGCGAATGGCCGACCCCCGGCGCGCCCAAGGACGAAACGCGGCTCCTGTCCAACATCGTGCTCATGGGCATGGGAGAGCCGCTTTACAATTTCGAGAACGTGCGCGACGCGATGAAGATCGCCATGGATGCCGAGGGCATCCAGCTTTCGCGCCGGCGCATCACGCTGTCGACCAGCGGGGTCGTGCCCGAGATCGAGCGCACGGCGCGGGAGATCGGCTGCCTGCTGGCGGTGTCGTTCCACGCAACCACTGACGAGCTGCGCGACACGCTGGTGCCGATCAACCGCAAATGGAACATCGCCGCGCTGCTCGACGCGCTGCGAACCTATCCGCGACTGTCCAATTCCGAACGCATCACCTTTGAATATGTCATGCTCGACGGGGTGAATGACAGCGACGAGGACGCACGCCGGCTGCTGCGCCTGATCGAGGGGATCCCGGCCAAGATCAACCTCATCCCGTTCAACGAATGGCCGGGCGCGCCCTATCGCCGCTCGCCCGAAAAACGCATCCGCGCATTCGCCGACATCATCTACAAGGCCGGCTACGCGAGCCCGATCCGCACGCCGCGCGGCGAGGACATCATGGCGGCCTGCGGGCAGCTCAAATCCGCGACCGAACGCGCCCGCAAGAGCCGGGCGCAGATCGCCGCCGAGACCGGCACCACCACCGGCTGA
- a CDS encoding invasion associated locus B family protein, translating into MKSSLVRGMAAGLALVVAATALPAQQQSTNRVAGKSDWSVFVEDNPTECWSVSAPTKTENTRDGRAVEVRRGDILLFVFYRPTAGVKGQVTFTGGYPFASGSTVDLKVGSQSFELFSDGEWAWPASPDDDAKIVAAMKRGSDAVLTARSSRGTQTRDTFSLMGFTAAVDDAQARCSK; encoded by the coding sequence ATGAAATCATCACTCGTCCGTGGGATGGCCGCGGGCCTCGCGCTGGTTGTCGCAGCCACCGCGCTGCCGGCACAGCAGCAGAGCACGAACCGGGTGGCCGGGAAATCGGACTGGAGCGTCTTCGTCGAGGACAATCCCACCGAATGCTGGAGCGTTTCCGCCCCCACCAAGACCGAAAACACCCGCGACGGCCGCGCGGTCGAGGTCCGGCGCGGCGATATCCTGCTGTTCGTGTTCTATCGTCCGACCGCCGGGGTAAAGGGTCAGGTGACATTCACCGGCGGCTATCCGTTCGCCAGCGGATCGACCGTGGACCTGAAGGTGGGCAGCCAGTCCTTCGAACTGTTCAGCGATGGCGAATGGGCCTGGCCGGCAAGCCCGGATGACGATGCAAAGATCGTCGCCGCCATGAAACGGGGCAGCGATGCCGTGCTGACCGCGCGGTCGAGCCGGGGCACCCAGACCAGGGACACGTTCTCGCTCATGGGGTTCACCGCGGCGGTCGATGACGCGCAGGCGCGCTGCTCGAAATAG
- the dalA gene encoding divisome-associated lipoprotein DalA produces MTRLLSLFLVLILGLSACSGLEPVQLGPDGKPLPRPYQIRPGDTSRIQFGLLDSVNSLRSAAGRPEVQLNARLNAAAETHSRDMANQNRPWHFGSDGSSPFDRVRRAGYEGRMLGENISESYETEHQTLSAWMEDRSTRDVILDRRARDLGFGWYQESGGKIWWTLLMGG; encoded by the coding sequence ATGACACGTCTGCTTTCTCTTTTCCTGGTCCTCATTCTTGGTCTGTCAGCCTGTTCCGGGCTGGAGCCGGTGCAGCTTGGGCCGGATGGAAAGCCGCTGCCGCGCCCCTATCAGATCCGGCCGGGCGACACGTCGCGGATCCAGTTCGGGCTGCTCGATTCGGTCAACTCCCTGCGGAGCGCGGCCGGCCGGCCCGAGGTGCAGCTGAACGCGCGCCTGAACGCCGCCGCCGAAACCCATTCGCGCGACATGGCGAATCAGAACCGGCCCTGGCATTTCGGGTCGGACGGATCCTCGCCCTTCGACCGCGTACGTCGCGCCGGCTATGAGGGGCGGATGCTGGGCGAGAATATCTCGGAAAGCTACGAGACCGAGCACCAGACCCTGAGCGCCTGGATGGAAGATCGCAGCACCCGCGACGTGATCCTTGACCGGCGCGCCCGCGATCTGGGCTTCGGCTGGTATCAGGAATCGGGCGGCAAGATCTGGTGGACGTTGCTCATGGGCGGCTGA
- a CDS encoding L,D-transpeptidase family protein codes for MKRRHFALGAATALALGACSRKPTKFQTYNGPEVTSVIIKKGERRMYLLNNDQVIKDVEFDLGFAPVGHKQFEGDGRTPEGLYFIDRRNPNSLYHLSLGISYPSPADIEAARAFNRSPGGDIFIHGEPNAGAISRRDWTAGCIAVKNREMEQLYAMVRDGTPVFLMP; via the coding sequence ATGAAACGGAGACATTTCGCACTGGGCGCCGCAACGGCGCTCGCCCTTGGTGCTTGCAGCCGCAAGCCGACCAAGTTCCAGACCTACAACGGCCCCGAGGTGACATCGGTCATCATCAAGAAGGGCGAGCGGCGGATGTATCTGCTGAACAACGATCAGGTCATCAAGGATGTGGAGTTCGACCTCGGCTTTGCCCCGGTCGGCCACAAGCAGTTCGAAGGGGACGGAAGAACCCCCGAGGGGCTGTATTTCATCGACCGGCGCAATCCGAACAGCCTTTATCATCTGTCGCTCGGGATTTCCTATCCGAGCCCGGCGGATATCGAGGCGGCGCGCGCCTTCAACCGCAGCCCTGGCGGCGACATCTTCATTCACGGAGAGCCGAACGCCGGCGCGATCAGCCGCCGCGACTGGACCGCGGGCTGCATCGCCGTGAAGAATCGCGAGATGGAGCAGCTTTACGCCATGGTGCGCGACGGCACGCCGGTCTTTCTGATGCCCTGA
- a CDS encoding class I SAM-dependent RNA methyltransferase, translating to MTRKTVLIERLGHLGDGIAPGPIFAPRCLPGETVSGRREGERLRDIAIMSPSPQRITPPCPHYDTCGGCQLQHASDDFTARWKQEVVQEALAAQGLATVLRPTVTSPPRSRRRATFAVRRTRKGALAGFHGRASDAITAIPDCHLLLPEVLAGRGGAEDLALVGASRKSALAVTVTASENGLDVAVKGGKPADGPLRAALGAIAARHRLARLTWEGETVALAARPGQVFGPARVTSPPGAFLQATREGESALLEAVREVVHGAARIVDLFAGCGTFSLPLAVDARVHAVEGNAAMLAALDEGWRHAAGLKHVTTEARDLFRAPLAGGELRGFDAAVLDPPRAGAIAQAMALGDSAIPRIAYVSCNPVSFARDARKLRDAGYGLDWVRIVDQFRWSTHVELVASFTRAA from the coding sequence ATGACGCGCAAAACCGTGCTGATCGAGCGGCTCGGCCATCTGGGCGACGGGATCGCGCCGGGGCCGATCTTTGCGCCGCGCTGCCTGCCCGGCGAAACCGTGAGCGGGCGGCGCGAGGGCGAGCGCCTGCGCGACATCGCGATCATGTCGCCGTCGCCGCAGCGGATCACGCCGCCCTGCCCGCATTACGACACCTGCGGCGGCTGCCAGTTGCAGCACGCGAGTGACGATTTCACCGCCCGCTGGAAACAGGAGGTGGTGCAGGAGGCGCTCGCGGCACAGGGGCTTGCGACGGTGCTGCGCCCGACCGTCACGTCGCCGCCCCGTTCGCGCCGACGGGCGACATTCGCGGTGCGGCGCACGCGCAAGGGGGCGCTCGCCGGGTTTCACGGCCGGGCCTCGGATGCGATCACCGCGATTCCCGACTGCCATCTGCTGCTGCCCGAAGTGCTGGCCGGGCGCGGCGGCGCCGAAGACCTTGCACTTGTCGGGGCGAGCCGCAAGAGCGCGCTTGCGGTGACCGTCACCGCCTCGGAAAACGGGCTCGATGTGGCGGTGAAGGGCGGCAAGCCGGCTGACGGGCCGCTGCGGGCCGCGCTGGGTGCCATCGCTGCGCGCCATCGCCTTGCCCGCCTCACATGGGAGGGCGAAACCGTCGCCCTGGCCGCGCGGCCCGGGCAGGTCTTTGGCCCGGCCCGGGTCACGTCGCCGCCGGGTGCCTTCCTGCAGGCGACGCGCGAGGGCGAATCGGCGCTGCTTGAGGCGGTGCGCGAGGTGGTGCATGGCGCCGCGCGGATCGTCGATCTTTTCGCCGGCTGCGGCACGTTCTCCCTGCCGCTGGCCGTGGATGCGCGGGTTCACGCGGTCGAGGGCAACGCGGCGATGCTGGCCGCGCTTGACGAGGGCTGGCGTCATGCCGCGGGGCTGAAACACGTCACCACCGAGGCGCGCGATCTGTTCCGCGCACCGCTCGCGGGTGGCGAGCTTCGCGGGTTCGATGCCGCCGTGCTCGACCCGCCGCGCGCAGGCGCCATTGCGCAGGCCATGGCGCTCGGCGACTCCGCCATTCCGCGCATCGCCTATGTCTCCTGCAACCCGGTCAGTTTCGCGCGCGATGCCCGCAAGCTCCGCGATGCGGGCTACGGGCTGGACTGGGTGCGGATCGTCGATCAGTTCCGCTGGTCGACCCATGTCGAGCTGGTCGCGAGCTTCACCCGCGCGGCATGA
- a CDS encoding ABC transporter ATP-binding protein has translation MKYGNLIDAFRPAKGPPPQTLSAFMRWCLSGSWPALWLAALFSGAAGALEAATALILGWVIDATQASGPEEFFDGSNLILLVGAAAFFLVLRPIFSGLSATSNSAIVQPNVLPLVLSRLHRWTLGQAVAFFEDDFAGRIAQKQMQTARAVTDVAAEVINVVAYSLASLAGALLLLAAIQPATMLLFLGWLCAYGLLISFFLPRVRKRAGSRAGARAMVSGHVVDTITNIRTVKLFAHDEHEDREALDAMEYYRGRALDFGMISALFRLCLTILSGALPVLLIGATLWLWQRGQASTGDIVAAGTIAIRIAQMTGWVSFTLMAIYSNIGEIEDGMKTLTPRRRIRDVPAAPELEVPRGAIAFDNVSFTYGRGIGGVHNLDLVIAPGEKLGLVGASGAGKSTLVSLLLRLYHPESGEIRIDGQNIERVTQESLRRQIGVVTQETAMFNRSARDNILYGRPNAADDEMIEATQKAEAHDFIELMEDHKGRRGYEAHLGERGVKLSGGQRQRIALARTILKDAPILVLDEATSALDSEVEAAIQTALHRVMEGKTVLAIAHRLSTLSEMDRIVVMDHGRIAESGTHDELLELGGLYARFWNRQSGGFIRAEAAE, from the coding sequence ATGAAATATGGAAACCTGATCGACGCCTTTCGCCCCGCCAAGGGGCCGCCGCCGCAAACGCTGTCCGCCTTCATGCGCTGGTGCCTGTCGGGAAGCTGGCCGGCGCTCTGGCTCGCGGCGCTGTTCTCGGGGGCAGCGGGCGCGCTGGAGGCCGCCACGGCGCTGATCCTCGGCTGGGTGATCGACGCCACGCAGGCCAGCGGCCCGGAGGAGTTTTTCGACGGTTCGAACCTGATTCTTCTGGTCGGGGCGGCGGCGTTCTTCCTGGTTCTGCGCCCGATCTTTTCGGGGCTTTCGGCCACGTCGAACTCGGCCATCGTCCAGCCGAACGTGCTGCCGCTCGTGCTGTCGCGGCTGCATCGCTGGACGCTCGGGCAGGCGGTGGCGTTTTTCGAGGACGATTTCGCCGGGCGCATCGCCCAGAAGCAGATGCAGACCGCACGCGCCGTGACCGACGTGGCGGCCGAGGTCATCAACGTGGTCGCCTATTCGCTGGCATCGCTGGCCGGGGCGCTTCTGCTTCTTGCCGCGATCCAGCCGGCCACCATGCTGCTGTTCCTGGGCTGGCTCTGCGCCTATGGGCTGTTGATCTCGTTCTTCCTGCCCCGGGTGCGCAAGCGCGCCGGATCTCGCGCAGGGGCGCGGGCGATGGTGTCGGGCCATGTGGTGGACACGATCACCAATATCCGCACGGTCAAGCTGTTCGCCCATGACGAACACGAGGACCGCGAGGCGCTCGATGCGATGGAATACTATCGCGGTCGGGCGCTCGATTTCGGCATGATTTCGGCCCTGTTCCGGCTTTGCCTCACGATCCTGTCCGGGGCCCTGCCGGTGCTGCTGATCGGCGCGACGCTGTGGCTCTGGCAGCGGGGGCAGGCCAGCACCGGCGATATCGTCGCCGCCGGCACGATCGCGATCCGCATCGCCCAGATGACCGGCTGGGTCAGCTTCACCCTGATGGCGATCTATTCCAACATCGGCGAGATCGAGGACGGCATGAAGACGCTGACGCCGAGGCGCCGCATCCGTGACGTCCCGGCGGCGCCCGAGCTAGAGGTGCCGCGGGGCGCGATCGCCTTCGACAACGTGTCCTTTACCTACGGGCGCGGCATCGGGGGCGTTCACAATCTGGATCTGGTGATCGCCCCGGGCGAAAAGCTTGGCCTTGTCGGCGCTTCGGGGGCCGGGAAATCGACGCTGGTTTCGCTGCTGCTGCGGCTCTATCACCCCGAATCGGGCGAGATCCGCATCGACGGGCAGAATATTGAACGGGTCACGCAGGAAAGCCTGCGCCGCCAGATCGGCGTGGTCACGCAGGAAACCGCCATGTTCAACCGCTCGGCCCGCGACAACATCCTGTATGGTCGCCCGAACGCCGCCGATGACGAGATGATCGAGGCCACCCAGAAGGCCGAGGCGCATGATTTCATCGAACTCATGGAGGACCACAAGGGCCGGCGCGGCTATGAGGCCCATCTCGGGGAACGCGGCGTAAAGCTTTCGGGTGGCCAGCGCCAGCGCATCGCCCTTGCCCGGACGATCCTCAAGGATGCGCCGATCCTCGTGCTGGACGAAGCCACGAGCGCGCTCGATTCCGAGGTCGAGGCGGCCATCCAGACCGCCCTGCACCGGGTGATGGAGGGCAAGACGGTGCTCGCCATCGCGCACCGGCTTTCGACGCTGTCCGAGATGGATCGCATCGTGGTGATGGATCACGGGCGGATCGCCGAAAGCGGCACCCATGACGAACTGCTGGAACTCGGCGGACTTTACGCGCGGTTCTGGAACCGGCAGTCGGGCGGGTTCATCCGCGCCGAAGCGGCCGAATGA